GAACTCGGCGGCATCCAGAGCGACGGCCAGGGCAGCATCCTCACCACCGAGCAATGCCTGCTCAACCGCAATCGCAACCAGCACCTGGGCAAGGACGAAGTGACCCGCCGGCTGACCGATTACCTTGGCGCCGAACAAGTGATCTGGCTGCCACGCGGTTGCAAGTTTGACGAAACCGACGGCCATGTCGACGACCTCGCGTGCTTCGTGCGCCCCGGCGAAGTGGTGCTGCAATGGACCGACAATCGCGACGACCCGCAGTGGGAAATCTATCAGGAGGCCTACGACATCCTGCGCAGCACCCGCGACAGCCGTGGCCGCGAGTTGATCGTGCACAAGCTGCCGCAACCGGACGTGCTGGAGTGGACCGCCGAAGAAGCCGAAGGCCTCGATCAGCAGGACAGCACCCACACCCGCCAGGCCGGCACCCAAATCTGTGCGTCGTACATCAACTACTACGCCGGCAACAGCTCGATCGTGGTGCCGCTGTTCGGAGACCGCAACGATCAGGTGGCGCTGGCGACCCTCGCCGAACTGTTCCCGCAACACAAGATCGTCGGCATCGAAAACTCCCGGGAAATCCTGCTCGGTGGCGGCAACGTCGCGTGCATCACCATGCCGCAATACGCCGGTCAGAAAAAAGGAGCCTGACCATGGGCCTGCACAAACTGAGTAAAGCGTTATTGCTGGTGCTTGCACCCCTGTGTGTGCAGGCCGCCGAGCCGGCGAAACCGGTGGTCAATCTGTATATCTGGGGCGAGTACCTGGCCCCGGACACCCTGAAGAATTTCGAGGCGAAAACCGGTATTCAGGTGGTCGCCGATCACTTCGATTCGCTGGAAACCGTCGAGACCAAATTACTGACTGGCCGCAGCGGCTACGACCTGGTGCTGACGGCCGGCCAGCACCTGTCGCGGGCCATCGAGAGCGGCGCTATCCAGACGCTGAACAAGCAGCAGCTCCCGCACTTTGCCGGGGTGGGAGACGAATTCCGTCAGCACATGGCGGTATTCGATCCGGGTAATCGCTACGCCGGGATCTACGCCTGGGGCACCACCGGCGTCGGCTATCAGGAGGAGGCCGTGAAGCAGCGCCTGCCGGAGGCGCCACGGGACAGCTGGGCGATGTTGTTCGATCCGGCGGTGGTGTCGAAATTTGCCGATTGCGGGGTGAGCCTGCTCAACGATCCAAACGAAGTATTCGCCGCGGTCATGAAGTACATGGGCCTGGACATCAACCGCCAAAGCCTCGATGACCTGAAACTCGCCGAACAGCAACTGGCGAAGATCCGCCCGTACATCCGCTATTTCGACAATGACCTGAACATCAGCGACCTGGCCAACGGCAACACCTGCGTGGCGATGTCGTGGAACGGCAACGTTGCCATCGCGGCGGGCCAGGCTGAAGCGGCGAAAAAGCCGTTCAAGTTGAATTACCGGATTCCGAAGGAGGGCACGTTGCTCTGGTTCGATGCGATGGTCATTCCCAAGGATGCACCGCATCCCGAGGCCGGATTGGCATTGATGGATTATTTGATGACGCCCGAGGTGATTGCGCCGATTACTGACACCATTCACTACGCCAATGCGATTACGGCGGCGGACGGGTTGATTGATCCGGCGATTCGTAATGATCCGGGGACTTATCCGCCGCAGGCGGTGAGGGCTTCGTTGTATAGCAAGAATGATAATGGGAAGGCGTTCAATCGGGCGTTGATTCGGGCGTTCAGTCGGCTGAAATCCGGTCTGTAGCCCAAGCCACCCTCACCCCAGCCCTCTCCCAAAGGGAGAGGGAGCCGACCGAGGTGTCTTACGCTATACATCGACCTGAGCGTCCGAGTCGATTATGGATTCACCAAAGTCTTAGCCACCTGGATTCACCAACGTCTTGGCGACTATGGATTCGCTCACGTCTTGGCGTCTATGGATTCACAGGTGCTGTTTCAGGTCGGCGTACTTCTCAAGCATCCCCGGATCGGTTCCCTCTCCCTCCGGGAGAGGGCTAGGCGGGCGGCGTTCCGATGAGGGGCTTTTCGGAACCCGCCACAAATACCAGGCCGCCACCGTCCGAAACGGACTCCACTCCAACCCGATCTCAATCATCTGCCTGCGCGCAGGCTGCACCTCCAACCCCTTCAACCGCCGATACCCTTCGCGCACACCAAAGTCATCCGCAGGCAAAATATCCGGCCGCTCCAGGCTATAGATCAGCAACATCTCCACAGTCCAGCGCCCAACCCCGCGCAGGCTGACCAACCGCTCGATCAGCGCTTCATCCTCCATTGCCAGCGCGGTCGAGTAATCCGGCACCACACCGTCCAGAGTCG
The sequence above is a segment of the Pseudomonas sp. HS6 genome. Coding sequences within it:
- the aguA gene encoding agmatine deiminase is translated as MARLLDTTPKQDGFRLPGEFEAKSGCWLGWPERTDVWRNGAKPAQKVWVQIVTAISHSEPVTVCASAAQFANARRQLPPQVRVVEMTCNDTWFRDSGPCFVVNDQSGEVRGVDFEFNAYGGLDGGLYYPWDKDDQIASKILEIERFDRYRASLIAELGGIQSDGQGSILTTEQCLLNRNRNQHLGKDEVTRRLTDYLGAEQVIWLPRGCKFDETDGHVDDLACFVRPGEVVLQWTDNRDDPQWEIYQEAYDILRSTRDSRGRELIVHKLPQPDVLEWTAEEAEGLDQQDSTHTRQAGTQICASYINYYAGNSSIVVPLFGDRNDQVALATLAELFPQHKIVGIENSREILLGGGNVACITMPQYAGQKKGA
- a CDS encoding extracellular solute-binding protein, which encodes MGLHKLSKALLLVLAPLCVQAAEPAKPVVNLYIWGEYLAPDTLKNFEAKTGIQVVADHFDSLETVETKLLTGRSGYDLVLTAGQHLSRAIESGAIQTLNKQQLPHFAGVGDEFRQHMAVFDPGNRYAGIYAWGTTGVGYQEEAVKQRLPEAPRDSWAMLFDPAVVSKFADCGVSLLNDPNEVFAAVMKYMGLDINRQSLDDLKLAEQQLAKIRPYIRYFDNDLNISDLANGNTCVAMSWNGNVAIAAGQAEAAKKPFKLNYRIPKEGTLLWFDAMVIPKDAPHPEAGLALMDYLMTPEVIAPITDTIHYANAITAADGLIDPAIRNDPGTYPPQAVRASLYSKNDNGKAFNRALIRAFSRLKSGL